One genomic window of Elaeis guineensis isolate ETL-2024a chromosome 2, EG11, whole genome shotgun sequence includes the following:
- the LOC114913869 gene encoding uncharacterized protein: protein MIGMETEMQRLEVAMIMTRSSSQANIDGSSSELRYTSLKDILQPDSPTYRSSNAGGTAIYGGGNGSRGGGHAPIHEVYAFNSSAIGIRNQLVKHAASAYLQSAAILATRNQNCLTRLWQRLRRRHVSVSWQGCMRDPFEVCVGFMARSVRRALACIAGYVGGVRARAGSGRTLIP from the coding sequence ATGATAGGGATGGAAACAGAGATGCAGCGACTGGAGGTTGCCATGATAATGACGAGGTCTAGCAGCCAGGCCAACATCGACGGCTCCAGCAGCGAGCTCAGGTACACCAGCCTCAAGGACATCCTCCAGCCCGACTCCCCCACCTACCGCTCCTCCAACGCCGGTGGCACAGCCATCTACGGCGGTGGCAACGGCAGCCGCGGCGGTGGTCACGCTCCGATCCACGAGGTCTACGCTTTCAATTCTTCAGCCATCGGCATCCGCAACCAGCTGGTGAAGCACGCGGCATCGGCCTACCTCCAGTCTGCGGCGATCCTCGCCACCCGCAACCAGAACTGCCTTACCCGGCTGTGGCAGCGCCTCCGGCGGCGGCACGTGTCGGTGAGCTGGCAGGGGTGCATGCGGGACCCGTTCGAGGTGTGCGTCGGGTTCATGGCAAGGTCGGTGAGGCGGGCGCTGGCCTGCATCGCCGGCTACGTCGGCGGGGTCCGGGCCAGGGCCGGGTCAGGGCGAACGCTCATCCCCTGA